The Agromyces mangrovi genome contains a region encoding:
- a CDS encoding acetylxylan esterase, which yields MALTDLPLDQLREYRANVPDPADFDAFWEGTLAGARALGDDSVQASTVEVDSPFQAVRIEDLTFPGFGGDPIRAWIVRPTGATGELPAIVEYVGYNGGRGMIGEKLFWAAAGYVHVIMDTRGQGSGWGSGGHTPDPHGSGPAVAGFMTRGILDRDDYYYRRVYTDAVRLLDVVAGLPGVDRDRIAVTGGSQGGGIAVAAAALSDVPRAVMPDVPFLADFRRSTELTPREPFTELVRFLAVHRGTDEQVFETLSYFDGVNFARRISMPALYSVALMDDIVLPSTVFASYNALRSDDRELVVYAFNGHEGGQTAQWLKQAEWVPSRL from the coding sequence ATGGCACTCACCGACCTCCCTCTCGACCAGCTCCGCGAGTACCGGGCGAACGTCCCGGATCCAGCCGACTTCGACGCATTCTGGGAAGGGACGCTCGCCGGGGCGCGGGCCCTCGGTGACGACTCCGTGCAGGCCTCGACCGTCGAGGTCGACTCCCCGTTCCAGGCCGTGCGCATCGAAGATCTGACCTTTCCCGGGTTCGGTGGTGATCCGATCCGGGCATGGATCGTACGCCCCACCGGCGCGACCGGCGAACTCCCGGCCATCGTCGAGTACGTCGGCTACAACGGCGGGCGCGGCATGATCGGCGAGAAGCTGTTCTGGGCTGCCGCCGGGTACGTGCACGTCATCATGGACACCCGCGGCCAGGGCAGTGGCTGGGGCTCGGGCGGGCACACGCCCGACCCGCACGGCTCGGGCCCGGCGGTCGCAGGCTTCATGACGCGCGGCATCCTCGACCGCGACGACTACTACTACCGCCGCGTCTACACCGACGCGGTGCGCCTGCTGGATGTGGTCGCCGGCCTGCCCGGTGTCGACCGCGACCGCATCGCCGTGACCGGCGGCAGCCAGGGCGGCGGCATCGCGGTCGCTGCGGCGGCCCTGTCGGACGTGCCACGCGCCGTCATGCCCGACGTGCCGTTCCTCGCCGACTTCCGCCGGTCGACCGAGCTCACGCCGCGCGAGCCGTTCACCGAGCTCGTGCGCTTCCTCGCCGTGCACCGCGGCACCGACGAGCAGGTGTTCGAGACGCTCTCGTACTTCGACGGCGTGAACTTCGCACGGCGCATCAGCATGCCGGCGCTCTACTCGGTGGCGCTCATGGACGACATCGTGCTGCCGTCGACGGTGTTCGCCTCGTACAACGCGCTGCGCAGCGACGACCGCGAGCTCGTCGTCTACGCGTTCAACGGGCACGAGGGCGGCCAGACCGCGCAGTGGCTGAAGCAGGCCGAGTGGGTGCCGTCGCGGCTGTGA
- a CDS encoding sulfatase family protein, which yields MSDARRPNIVMILTDDHGSQAIGAYGSRLNATPRIDEIAREGWRFDQCFATNALCSPSRASILTGTYSHVNGVSTLVTPIDASQPTFVSQLKAAGYRTAMVGKWHMGEGEGSTPEGFDYWDILIGHDGQGEYWDPLFLSADGERIAEGYATDVITDLALDWVERLPGDDPWCVLIYHKAPHRPWEPKPEHAERFRDTLPVPETFWDDYATRSSSTRRALMRLADNLNEEDLKVAPPEGLTYEETALWKYQRFMEDYLACVASVDDNVGRVIDWLRERGEFDDTLLMYASDQGFFLGEHGWFDKRFMYEESLRMPLVVSYPRRLPAGRVHDGIVTNVDFAQTVLDAAGVSHHSRMQGRSFWGDLVGEPSSPPASGMYYRYWEHDDGFHHAPAHYGYRTERYKLVYYYNDGLGLPGTGPFTYPPEWELYDLEADPAELRNVAHDPSYAAVREELAAAMWREQERLGDAPHPSQPRPAGVEAGATAG from the coding sequence ATGAGCGACGCCCGCCGCCCGAACATCGTCATGATCCTGACCGACGACCACGGGTCTCAGGCGATCGGGGCGTACGGGTCGCGGCTGAATGCCACGCCGCGCATCGACGAGATCGCGCGCGAGGGCTGGCGCTTCGACCAGTGCTTCGCAACCAACGCGCTGTGCTCGCCGAGCCGGGCGTCGATCCTCACCGGCACCTACAGCCACGTGAACGGCGTCTCGACCCTCGTCACGCCGATCGATGCGAGCCAGCCGACGTTCGTGTCGCAGCTCAAGGCCGCGGGGTACCGTACCGCGATGGTCGGCAAGTGGCACATGGGCGAGGGCGAGGGATCGACGCCCGAGGGCTTCGACTACTGGGACATCCTGATCGGGCACGACGGGCAGGGCGAGTACTGGGACCCGCTGTTCCTGTCGGCCGACGGCGAGCGCATCGCCGAGGGGTATGCGACGGATGTCATCACCGACCTGGCCCTCGACTGGGTCGAGCGCCTGCCCGGCGACGACCCGTGGTGCGTGCTGATCTACCACAAGGCCCCGCATCGGCCGTGGGAGCCGAAGCCCGAGCACGCCGAGCGGTTCCGCGACACCCTGCCCGTGCCCGAGACGTTCTGGGACGACTACGCCACGCGTTCATCGTCGACCCGGCGTGCGCTCATGCGCCTGGCGGACAACCTCAACGAGGAGGACCTCAAGGTCGCGCCGCCCGAGGGGCTGACGTACGAGGAGACCGCGCTCTGGAAGTACCAGCGCTTCATGGAGGACTACCTCGCCTGCGTGGCATCCGTCGACGACAACGTCGGCCGGGTGATCGACTGGCTGCGCGAGCGCGGCGAGTTCGACGACACGTTGCTCATGTACGCGAGCGACCAGGGGTTCTTCCTCGGCGAACACGGCTGGTTCGACAAGCGGTTCATGTACGAGGAGTCGCTGCGGATGCCGCTCGTCGTGAGCTACCCGCGGCGGCTGCCCGCCGGGCGCGTGCACGACGGCATCGTGACGAACGTCGACTTCGCGCAGACGGTGCTCGACGCCGCGGGGGTGTCGCACCACTCGCGCATGCAGGGGCGCAGCTTCTGGGGCGACCTCGTGGGCGAGCCCTCGTCGCCGCCCGCCTCGGGCATGTACTACCGCTACTGGGAGCACGACGACGGGTTCCACCACGCGCCCGCCCACTACGGATATCGCACCGAGCGGTACAAGCTCGTCTACTACTACAACGACGGGCTCGGGCTGCCCGGCACTGGGCCGTTCACGTATCCGCCGGAGTGGGAGCTGTACGACCTCGAGGCCGACCCGGCCGAACTGCGGAACGTGGCGCACGACCCGTCGTACGCGGCCGTGCGCGAGGAGCTCGCGGCGGCGATGTGGCGGGAGCAGGAGCGGCTCGGGGATGCGCCGCACCCGAGCCAGCCGCGGCCGGCGGGCGTGGAGGCGGGGGCGACGGCCGGCTGA
- a CDS encoding ABC transporter ATP-binding protein, which yields MTTTTPTTTAKISVREVTKTFPLKGEEFVALDRVSIDIADNEFVTVVGPSGCGKSTLMNVLAGLETPSGGEALVDGKSVSGPGPERGVIFQQYALFPWLTVRKNVEFGLKVAGVPKAQRRERAEHFIEMVGLQQFADALPKMLSGGMKQRCAIARAYAVNPSILLMDEPFGALDALTRVRLQEQLLETWSQEKRTVMFITHDVDEAVFLANRVIVMAARPGRIFDVIDVDLPYPRTEDMRLSPEFAELRNRVWHSVYHQNPGSDAGTASSAPRTA from the coding sequence ATGACCACCACGACCCCCACCACCACCGCGAAGATCTCCGTCCGCGAGGTCACGAAGACCTTCCCGCTGAAGGGCGAGGAGTTCGTCGCCCTCGATCGGGTGTCGATCGACATCGCCGACAACGAGTTCGTCACCGTCGTCGGTCCCTCCGGCTGCGGCAAGTCGACGCTCATGAACGTGCTCGCCGGGCTCGAGACCCCGAGCGGGGGCGAGGCGCTCGTCGACGGGAAGTCGGTCTCCGGCCCCGGTCCCGAGCGCGGCGTCATCTTCCAGCAGTACGCGCTGTTCCCGTGGCTGACCGTGCGCAAGAACGTCGAGTTCGGCCTCAAGGTCGCGGGAGTGCCCAAGGCGCAGCGGCGCGAGCGCGCGGAGCACTTCATCGAGATGGTCGGGCTCCAGCAGTTCGCGGATGCCCTGCCGAAGATGCTCTCCGGCGGCATGAAGCAGCGCTGCGCGATCGCCCGCGCCTACGCCGTGAACCCGTCGATCCTGCTCATGGACGAGCCGTTCGGTGCGCTCGACGCGCTCACCCGCGTGCGCCTGCAGGAGCAGCTGCTCGAGACGTGGAGCCAGGAGAAGCGCACCGTCATGTTCATCACGCACGACGTCGACGAGGCCGTCTTCCTCGCCAACCGCGTGATCGTGATGGCCGCCCGCCCGGGTCGCATCTTCGACGTGATCGACGTCGACCTGCCGTACCCGCGCACCGAGGACATGCGCCTCAGCCCCGAGTTCGCCGAACTGCGCAACCGCGTCTGGCACTCCGTCTACCACCAGAACCCCGGCAGCGATGCCGGAACCGCGTCGTCCGCACCGCGGACGGCCTGA
- a CDS encoding ROK family transcriptional regulator: MASAAPDDWSFPRLHDGQRAILLDVLIHGERSRAELARRNALSRASLARLTRELVEFGFVEEVAPATPPNGRGRPSEMLRIRPESAHFVGVKLTGEALYAAITNLHAEVIVTEEHPLASKEVDDVVALIADVVTRARTAHPRLSAVGVCLAGDVHLEHGAAVVVGSHFLGWDQVPLEALVQQATGLPATISNDVQALTLAHHWFGAGIGLGTLAVIGLGAGIGAGLVVNDELVRGSRGHPGKVGHLRVTESGPSCDRGHVGCASAYVTIPALIRNSGIEGFWETIDAAQAGEPRAAEAVAGAARALGIVIAQIANLIDPQKVIVSGEGREVANVDRAHLDAVVAEYLDPAMEPFELDVHDFRFADYAWGAAISAIRRVA; this comes from the coding sequence ATGGCGAGCGCGGCACCCGACGACTGGAGCTTCCCCCGCCTGCACGACGGCCAGCGCGCGATCCTGCTCGACGTGCTGATCCACGGCGAACGCTCCCGCGCCGAGCTCGCCCGCCGCAACGCGCTGTCCCGCGCCAGCCTCGCCCGACTCACCCGTGAACTCGTCGAGTTCGGCTTCGTCGAGGAGGTCGCACCCGCCACACCGCCGAACGGTCGCGGTCGACCGTCGGAGATGCTCCGCATCCGACCCGAATCGGCGCACTTCGTGGGCGTCAAGCTCACGGGCGAGGCACTCTACGCCGCGATCACGAACCTGCACGCCGAGGTGATCGTCACCGAGGAGCATCCGCTCGCCTCGAAGGAGGTCGACGACGTCGTCGCGTTGATCGCCGACGTCGTGACCCGCGCCCGCACCGCCCACCCGCGCCTCTCGGCGGTCGGCGTGTGCCTCGCGGGCGACGTGCACCTCGAGCACGGCGCCGCGGTCGTCGTCGGGTCGCACTTCCTCGGCTGGGACCAGGTGCCGCTCGAGGCCCTCGTGCAGCAGGCGACCGGGCTGCCCGCCACCATCTCCAACGACGTGCAGGCGCTCACGCTCGCGCACCACTGGTTCGGCGCCGGCATCGGACTCGGCACGCTGGCCGTCATCGGCCTCGGTGCCGGCATCGGAGCGGGCCTGGTCGTCAACGACGAACTCGTGCGCGGCTCGCGCGGCCACCCCGGCAAGGTCGGCCACCTCCGGGTGACCGAGTCCGGTCCGTCGTGCGACCGCGGGCACGTCGGCTGCGCGAGCGCGTACGTGACGATCCCCGCGCTGATCCGCAACTCGGGCATCGAGGGGTTCTGGGAGACCATCGACGCGGCACAGGCGGGCGAACCGCGGGCGGCCGAGGCGGTCGCGGGCGCCGCCCGGGCGCTCGGCATCGTGATCGCCCAGATCGCGAACCTGATCGATCCGCAGAAGGTGATCGTGAGCGGTGAGGGCCGCGAGGTGGCGAACGTCGACCGCGCGCACCTCGACGCCGTGGTCGCCGAGTACCTCGACCCCGCGATGGAGCCGTTCGAGCTCGACGTGCACGACTTCCGCTTCGCCGACTACGCGTGGGGCGCGGCGATCAGCGCGATCCGCCGGGTGGCCTGA
- a CDS encoding DUF2834 domain-containing protein — MARNWTPLALVYLALSIAGLIGTWTFNALAIVQLRDFFGDWFGSGPAVSSLTVDLLVVAVAGSVLIIVEARRLGMRFAWLYVVGSALTAFAFTFPLFLAMRERRLAQRRLAAAGDAPGRTAPGDTDPGPTAPGNTAPGNTEPHG, encoded by the coding sequence ATGGCCAGGAACTGGACCCCGCTCGCCCTCGTCTACCTCGCGCTCTCCATCGCCGGCCTCATCGGCACGTGGACGTTCAACGCGCTCGCGATCGTGCAGCTGCGCGACTTCTTCGGCGACTGGTTCGGTTCGGGCCCTGCCGTCTCGTCCCTGACGGTCGACCTGCTCGTCGTCGCCGTTGCCGGCAGCGTGCTCATCATCGTCGAGGCCCGCCGCCTCGGCATGCGGTTCGCCTGGCTCTACGTCGTCGGCTCCGCGCTCACGGCGTTCGCCTTCACGTTCCCGCTCTTCCTCGCCATGCGCGAGCGCCGCCTGGCGCAGCGCCGGCTCGCGGCCGCGGGGGATGCGCCCGGCCGCACCGCGCCCGGGGACACTGACCCCGGCCCCACCGCGCCGGGGAACACCGCGCCCGGGAACACCGAGCCGCACGGATAG
- a CDS encoding aliphatic sulfonate ABC transporter substrate-binding protein, protein MRTHSKLAGIVAAGAAVALALTGCASNASSGDDTASGDEMETITVNFGYIPDFNGTSLLAIAEDQGYWEKYGLEVETPSFTNGPLQIQALGTGDLDFGYIGPGAFWLPASGEAKIVAMNTLGQSDRVVGQPGNDTIEDLRGKTVAVPEGTSGDMILTLALEQAGMTKDDVELVPMEPSAIVSALASGQVEGAGFWYPALATVKEQVPDLVEIAQNSDFEDTVAFPTAFVAGNDVVENEPEKVERVLKALRDAITFRYENPDEAVALTAAYNALDEADVAADASNNKVLSLEELDTLTEDGTVDSWLTGMVDYFVGSGKLESAVDTSFYTGDLFLQAGE, encoded by the coding sequence ATGAGGACCCACAGCAAGCTCGCCGGCATCGTCGCCGCGGGCGCCGCAGTCGCACTCGCGCTCACCGGATGCGCGTCGAACGCGTCGAGCGGCGACGACACGGCATCCGGCGACGAGATGGAGACCATCACGGTCAACTTCGGCTACATCCCCGACTTCAACGGCACGAGCCTCCTGGCCATCGCCGAGGACCAGGGCTACTGGGAGAAGTACGGCCTCGAGGTCGAGACCCCGTCGTTCACCAACGGCCCGCTGCAGATCCAGGCGCTCGGCACGGGCGACCTCGACTTCGGCTACATCGGGCCGGGCGCCTTCTGGCTGCCCGCCTCGGGCGAGGCGAAGATCGTCGCGATGAACACGCTCGGCCAGTCGGACCGCGTCGTCGGCCAGCCGGGCAACGACACCATCGAGGACCTCCGCGGCAAGACCGTGGCCGTGCCCGAGGGCACGTCGGGCGACATGATCCTCACCCTCGCGCTCGAGCAGGCGGGCATGACCAAGGACGACGTGGAGCTCGTGCCCATGGAGCCGTCGGCGATCGTGTCGGCACTGGCCTCCGGCCAGGTCGAGGGCGCCGGCTTCTGGTACCCCGCCCTGGCGACCGTGAAGGAGCAGGTGCCCGACCTCGTCGAGATCGCGCAGAACTCCGACTTCGAGGACACCGTCGCCTTCCCGACCGCGTTCGTGGCCGGCAACGACGTCGTCGAGAACGAGCCCGAGAAGGTCGAGCGCGTGCTCAAGGCGCTGCGCGACGCCATCACGTTCCGCTACGAGAACCCGGACGAGGCCGTCGCCCTGACCGCCGCGTACAACGCCCTCGACGAGGCCGACGTCGCCGCGGACGCCTCGAACAACAAGGTGCTCTCGCTCGAGGAACTCGACACCCTGACCGAGGACGGCACCGTCGACTCGTGGCTGACCGGCATGGTCGACTACTTCGTCGGCTCGGGCAAGCTCGAGTCCGCGGTCGACACCTCGTTCTACACCGGCGACCTCTTCCTGCAGGCGGGCGAGTAA
- a CDS encoding HNH endonuclease signature motif containing protein yields MEEVREVLDEARAVLAAGLDFDAPARLRDDDLLALAGEVEVLRRVVDGFATVVAGEVAERSRIELGSGRLSARKGCRTVAELLERVTQVSGAEARRRVLVGSAIREREGLAGHPDAAEFPVLAEAVRAGEIGADAAHVVVRELARPRRVAAAEHGEAAERSLVDEATGVGDGAPIRATADELRTQAQAWAAFLDQDGDEPADDRAVRRRGVRLGRARDGLVTLSGDLLPEVAAGLGRLFDAHLAPRSGGGFLTAEERADWEHQAEVRTPDQQRHDVLATIVDVAARSADGPSIGGAPPTVVVSVRASDLESSTGHANADGIDVPVSLRAARRMICTGGIQTVVLDDDGRVMQLGSPERCFTPHQRRAITLRDGGCLIPGCSVPASWCEVHHVVPDVAGGPTHPDNGVLLCWFHHRTIETSGWGIRMQRGSPQIRPPRWLDPGGGWRAATRSPTRLADRVEQRRRQPMLV; encoded by the coding sequence ATGGAGGAAGTCCGCGAGGTGCTCGACGAGGCCCGGGCCGTGCTGGCCGCGGGGCTCGACTTCGACGCGCCCGCGCGACTCCGCGATGACGACCTGCTTGCGCTCGCCGGCGAGGTCGAGGTGCTTCGACGCGTGGTCGACGGGTTCGCGACCGTGGTCGCCGGCGAGGTCGCGGAGCGGTCGCGTATCGAGCTCGGCTCGGGTCGCCTGTCGGCGCGCAAGGGCTGCCGCACGGTGGCCGAGCTGCTCGAGCGCGTGACGCAGGTGTCGGGCGCAGAGGCTCGGCGGCGCGTGCTCGTGGGCTCGGCGATCCGCGAGCGCGAGGGCCTCGCGGGGCATCCGGACGCTGCGGAGTTCCCGGTGCTCGCGGAGGCGGTGCGGGCGGGGGAGATCGGGGCGGATGCCGCGCACGTCGTCGTGCGCGAGCTTGCGCGACCCCGTCGCGTCGCGGCCGCCGAGCACGGGGAGGCCGCCGAGCGGTCGCTGGTCGACGAGGCGACTGGCGTGGGCGACGGCGCGCCGATCCGCGCGACCGCCGACGAGCTGCGCACGCAGGCGCAGGCGTGGGCCGCGTTCCTCGACCAGGACGGCGACGAGCCGGCCGACGACCGGGCCGTGCGCCGCCGCGGCGTTCGGCTCGGCCGGGCGCGCGACGGGCTGGTCACGCTGAGCGGCGACCTGCTGCCCGAGGTCGCTGCCGGGCTCGGTCGCCTGTTCGACGCGCACCTCGCACCGCGCTCGGGCGGCGGGTTCCTCACCGCCGAGGAGCGCGCCGACTGGGAGCACCAGGCCGAGGTGCGCACGCCCGACCAGCAGCGGCACGACGTGCTCGCCACGATCGTCGACGTCGCGGCGCGCTCGGCCGACGGTCCGAGCATCGGCGGTGCGCCGCCGACGGTGGTGGTGAGCGTCCGGGCATCCGACCTCGAATCTTCGACCGGTCACGCGAACGCCGACGGCATCGACGTGCCGGTGTCGCTGCGGGCGGCGCGGCGCATGATCTGCACCGGCGGCATCCAGACCGTCGTGCTCGACGACGACGGCCGCGTGATGCAGCTCGGCTCGCCCGAGCGGTGCTTCACCCCGCACCAGCGTCGCGCCATCACGCTGCGCGACGGCGGCTGCCTCATTCCCGGCTGCTCGGTGCCGGCCTCGTGGTGCGAGGTGCACCACGTCGTGCCCGATGTCGCCGGCGGGCCCACGCACCCCGACAACGGCGTGCTGCTGTGCTGGTTCCACCACCGCACGATCGAGACGTCGGGGTGGGGCATCCGCATGCAGCGCGGATCGCCGCAGATCCGCCCGCCGAGGTGGCTCGACCCCGGCGGCGGGTGGCGTGCGGCGACCCGGTCGCCGACCCGGCTGGCCGACCGGGTGGAGCAGCGGCGGAGGCAGCCGATGCTCGTGTAG
- a CDS encoding sulfatase-like hydrolase/transferase, which produces MPSNILFLMTDQHRADTLGAYGNALAATPVLDELARTGTRFDRWYTPTAICTPARASLLTGQAPFRHRVLANHERNVGYLEDLDEGTFTFVEALRAEGYNTGLVGKWHAGTEKQAADFGFDGPDLPGWHNPVENEDYLGYLRERDLPPYAISDRIRGTLPNGGPGNLLAARLHQPVEATFEHYLATRTIELLERYAADGERDGTPFFLELNFFGPHLPYIVPDEYFDMFDPEDIELPKSISETFEGKPPVQRNYSAHWTFDTMPIEVTRKLIAIYWGYVALIDMEIGRVMEALERLGLVDDTAVFFTCDHGEFTGAHRLHDKGPAMYEDIYRTPGILRIPGGPAGQVRTEFVSLLDCTATILDIAGLDSSPAVDSRSLVPLVAGEQVEWDADIVCEFHGHHFPYPQRMLREDRYKLVVNPDSVNELYDLERDPDELQNVYAHPEMDAVRGRMMQRLYRVLRDRGDKFYHWMTTMYDVGEVDYDPTQSGLDETTYQADERAAAGLAPAGVEATDAPEPDAVEVPAELVASDPEPERRTA; this is translated from the coding sequence ATGCCGAGCAACATCCTCTTCCTCATGACCGACCAGCACCGGGCGGACACGCTCGGGGCGTACGGGAACGCGCTGGCCGCGACCCCGGTGCTCGATGAGCTGGCCCGCACGGGCACGCGCTTCGACCGCTGGTACACGCCCACCGCGATCTGCACGCCGGCTCGCGCGAGCCTGCTGACCGGCCAGGCCCCCTTCCGGCACCGCGTGCTCGCCAACCACGAGCGCAACGTCGGGTACCTGGAGGATCTCGACGAGGGCACCTTCACCTTCGTCGAGGCCCTGCGGGCCGAGGGCTACAACACGGGACTCGTCGGCAAGTGGCACGCCGGCACCGAGAAGCAGGCCGCCGACTTCGGCTTCGACGGCCCCGACCTTCCCGGATGGCACAACCCCGTGGAGAACGAGGATTACCTCGGCTACCTGCGCGAGCGGGACCTCCCGCCGTACGCGATCAGCGATCGCATCCGCGGCACCTTGCCGAACGGTGGGCCGGGCAACCTGTTGGCTGCCCGGCTCCACCAGCCGGTGGAGGCCACGTTCGAGCACTACCTCGCCACGCGCACCATCGAGCTGCTGGAGCGCTACGCCGCCGACGGCGAGCGCGACGGCACGCCCTTCTTCCTCGAGCTGAACTTCTTCGGGCCCCACCTGCCGTACATCGTGCCCGACGAGTACTTCGACATGTTCGATCCCGAGGACATCGAGCTGCCGAAGTCGATCTCGGAGACGTTCGAGGGCAAGCCGCCGGTGCAGCGCAACTACAGCGCGCACTGGACCTTCGACACCATGCCGATCGAGGTGACGCGCAAGCTCATCGCGATCTACTGGGGCTACGTCGCCCTGATCGACATGGAGATCGGCCGGGTCATGGAGGCGCTCGAGCGCCTCGGCCTGGTGGACGACACCGCGGTCTTCTTCACGTGCGACCACGGCGAGTTCACCGGCGCCCACCGGCTGCACGACAAGGGGCCGGCGATGTACGAGGACATCTACCGCACACCGGGCATCCTGCGGATCCCGGGTGGGCCGGCCGGGCAGGTGCGAACCGAGTTCGTGAGCCTGCTCGACTGCACCGCCACCATCCTCGACATCGCCGGCCTCGACTCCTCGCCCGCGGTCGATTCGCGCAGCCTCGTGCCGCTCGTGGCGGGGGAACAGGTCGAGTGGGACGCCGACATCGTGTGCGAGTTCCACGGGCACCACTTCCCGTACCCGCAGCGGATGCTCCGCGAGGACCGCTACAAGCTCGTCGTGAACCCCGACTCGGTGAACGAGCTCTACGACCTCGAGCGCGACCCCGACGAGCTGCAGAACGTCTACGCGCACCCCGAGATGGACGCGGTGCGCGGACGCATGATGCAGCGGCTGTACCGCGTGCTGCGCGACCGCGGCGACAAGTTCTACCACTGGATGACCACGATGTACGACGTCGGCGAGGTCGACTACGACCCGACGCAGAGCGGGCTGGACGAGACCACGTACCAGGCCGACGAGCGCGCGGCGGCGGGGCTCGCGCCGGCGGGGGTCGAGGCGACGGATGCCCCGGAGCCGGACGCCGTCGAGGTCCCGGCCGAGCTCGTGGCATCCGACCCCGAACCGGAACGGCGCACCGCATGA